The DNA window ATAAAAGTATTACTACTTGAAAATATTCACTCTTGCGCTAAGGAACTGTTCGAGAATCGTGGCTACGTGGTACGGGAAATTCCTCGTTCGCTCTCGGCAGAAGAGTTAGCGGAAGAAATAGTAGATATTAACATCCTCGGGATCCGCTCTAAGACAAAGGTTACACAAGAGCATTTGGAGCGTGCCAGCGAGTTGTTGGCCATTGGTTGTTTTGGTGTTGGGACTAATCAAGTTCCGCTGGAAGCAGCCTCTAAAGGCGGAGTTGCAGTTTTTAATGCCCCATTTAGCAGCACTAGGAGTGTGGCGGAATTGGCGGTAGGCAATATGATTGCATTAGCGCGAAGAATAGCGGACTCAAGCGCAAAAATGCATAATGGCTTATGGGAAAAGAGCGCCTCTAACTGCATAGAAGTGCGAAATAAGGTTATAGGGATCGTTGGCTATGGACATATAGGACAACAGGTTGGGCTGCTTGCTGAAGCTGTGGGCTTACACGTAATTTTTTTCGATCAGCTAAAAAAACTGCCTTTGGGTCGCGCAAAACCAGTGAGCTCTTTTTCTGAACTATTGCAACAGTCCGATTTCGTGAGCCTACACGTTCCAGCAAAAAAGGATTCTCGTCCATTAATGGATGTCGAAGAGTTTGGCCGGATGAAAAAGGGCTCATATTTGATTAATCTCGGCCGCGGAAATTTAGTAAACCTCCAAGCTCTAAAACAGACCATAGCGAGTGGCCATATTGCAGGGGCTGCTATAGACGTTTATCCTAAGGAACCCAGCAGTAACAAAGAAGAGTTTCGGTGCGAGCTAGCTGGTGTTGAAAATATTATTTTGACTCCCCACATTGGGGGTAGCACTCGGGAAGCCCAGAGAGATATTGGCCTAGAAGTGTCGTCAAGTCTCATAGATTTTGTCGACACCGGAAATTCTCTTGGAGCGGTTAATTTCCCAGAGGCCAGTTTAACCCCCTCACAGGATACTCACAGGATACTAAATGTTCATTCGAATGTTCCGGGTGTCCTTACCCACATAAACGAGATCGTTTCTAGCGTTGGTGCTAATGTGGAAGCGCAGTATTTAGTCACTCGCGATAAAATTGGTTACCTCATAATGGATCTAAACAAAGAACTATCGAAAAGTGTAAGCGAGATGATTAGCAAACTGCCCACGAGCATTAAGACGCGGGTGTTGTACTAGCGCATTAAATAGGCTCATCAAAGTTATCTCCGATGCCTAATTAATTT is part of the Deltaproteobacteria bacterium genome and encodes:
- the serA gene encoding phosphoglycerate dehydrogenase, whose protein sequence is MPNKSIFYREPIKVLLLENIHSCAKELFENRGYVVREIPRSLSAEELAEEIVDINILGIRSKTKVTQEHLERASELLAIGCFGVGTNQVPLEAASKGGVAVFNAPFSSTRSVAELAVGNMIALARRIADSSAKMHNGLWEKSASNCIEVRNKVIGIVGYGHIGQQVGLLAEAVGLHVIFFDQLKKLPLGRAKPVSSFSELLQQSDFVSLHVPAKKDSRPLMDVEEFGRMKKGSYLINLGRGNLVNLQALKQTIASGHIAGAAIDVYPKEPSSNKEEFRCELAGVENIILTPHIGGSTREAQRDIGLEVSSSLIDFVDTGNSLGAVNFPEASLTPSQDTHRILNVHSNVPGVLTHINEIVSSVGANVEAQYLVTRDKIGYLIMDLNKELSKSVSEMISKLPTSIKTRVLY